The proteins below come from a single Holdemania massiliensis genomic window:
- a CDS encoding M14 family metallopeptidase: MRTTFTYDHYADYAELTERLLYFKEQYPKYMHLKSLGQTPEGRELWAVEVTDLGTGNFDEKPAQHIDGNTHAGEVTGSMAALHQLDVLLTMHDDPQIARLLQTYTFTFIPRISPDGAEVYLKTPAALRSVNRPSGKALEGVVRQDLDGDGVIRWMRIADEDGAWAADEEEPRLLRRRRPDEIEGVFYTVMPEGMLQGKTDSVLKAAPALWGLDFNRNYPCWWKPEQPGAGNYPLDNPETRAVADFLIAHPNVGVMITHHTSGGMILNPPGPFSEAQQEPLDRKIVHAIGALAKEEMGYPLLNLYDGFHCTEEDYAAGAGDDWAYLNRGIFAVTAELWDCQSRAGISVEEQLDPDLGEAERLRQQKLTLKWIDAHCPQAWKAWTAWDHPQFGQVEIGGLDYKFTIQNCPPAYLKQECEKATRFALRQVCLLPRLAIRRFQAQPLGHDFVKLSAEIVNHGYLPTYISSQRRQMKLAEPIRVELSGAEIIQGQAQSEIEALEGYALDQTELSFSGVYGQTAAMRKQFEWIIRAPAPTTVELQVMCAQAGQIRAVCTIE, translated from the coding sequence CGTTTGCTTTACTTTAAAGAACAGTATCCGAAGTATATGCACTTGAAGAGCTTAGGCCAGACGCCGGAAGGGCGAGAACTGTGGGCTGTGGAAGTCACGGATCTTGGCACCGGGAATTTTGATGAGAAACCGGCGCAGCACATTGACGGCAATACGCATGCCGGGGAAGTGACCGGTTCGATGGCGGCGCTGCATCAGCTGGATGTTCTTCTGACGATGCATGATGATCCGCAGATCGCCCGGCTGTTGCAGACCTATACCTTTACCTTTATTCCGCGGATTTCGCCGGATGGGGCAGAAGTCTATCTGAAAACCCCCGCTGCACTGCGCTCGGTTAACCGACCTTCGGGTAAAGCTTTGGAAGGGGTCGTCCGGCAGGATCTGGATGGGGATGGCGTGATCCGCTGGATGCGGATTGCGGATGAAGACGGAGCCTGGGCGGCGGATGAGGAAGAACCGCGGCTGCTGCGCCGGCGCCGTCCGGATGAAATCGAAGGCGTGTTTTATACCGTCATGCCGGAAGGGATGCTTCAGGGAAAAACGGATTCTGTGCTGAAAGCCGCACCGGCGTTGTGGGGATTGGACTTTAACCGCAATTATCCATGTTGGTGGAAACCGGAACAGCCCGGCGCGGGCAATTATCCGCTGGACAACCCGGAAACCCGGGCTGTGGCTGATTTTCTGATCGCGCATCCCAATGTCGGCGTGATGATCACCCATCATACCAGCGGCGGCATGATTCTCAATCCGCCAGGCCCGTTTTCTGAAGCGCAGCAGGAGCCGCTGGACCGTAAGATTGTTCATGCGATCGGCGCGCTGGCGAAAGAAGAAATGGGATATCCGCTGCTGAATCTGTACGATGGCTTTCACTGTACGGAAGAAGACTATGCCGCCGGGGCCGGTGACGACTGGGCTTATCTGAACCGTGGTATTTTTGCGGTGACAGCGGAGCTGTGGGATTGTCAAAGCCGAGCTGGAATCTCGGTGGAAGAACAGCTGGATCCAGATCTTGGCGAAGCGGAGCGCTTACGCCAGCAGAAACTGACATTAAAGTGGATCGACGCGCACTGCCCGCAGGCCTGGAAGGCTTGGACAGCGTGGGATCATCCGCAGTTTGGTCAAGTAGAAATCGGCGGTCTGGATTACAAGTTTACCATTCAGAACTGTCCGCCGGCTTATCTGAAACAGGAATGCGAGAAAGCGACGCGGTTTGCGCTGCGTCAGGTTTGCCTGCTGCCAAGACTGGCCATTCGTCGTTTCCAGGCGCAGCCGTTAGGCCATGATTTTGTGAAGCTGAGCGCTGAAATCGTCAATCATGGGTATCTGCCGACCTATATCAGCTCTCAGCGTAGGCAGATGAAACTGGCGGAACCAATCCGGGTAGAGCTGAGCGGGGCAGAGATTATCCAGGGACAGGCGCAAAGTGAAATTGAAGCGCTGGAGGGCTATGCTTTGGATCAGACCGAGCTGTCCTTTTCCGGCGTCTATGGCCAAACTGCAGCGATGCGTAAGCAGTTTGAATGGATTATCCGGGCCCCAGCGCCAACGACGGTTGAGCTGCAGGTCATGTGCGCTCAGGCCGGACAGATCCGCGCCGTATGCACGATTGAATAA
- a CDS encoding DNA alkylation repair protein, which translates to MPELMKNKINEQSLYELATRINQIDPSFAVRAFVSDGLREPWETLTLKARIRKIALTLGQYLPQDYRSAVSILSQVAAGYPPTVNGLSLLCLPDFVEVFGQKEADWDISMAALEQMTPIATGEFAVRAFILNDEPRMMRQMERWTQHPNEHVRRLASEGCRPLLPWGQVLNGFRKDPLPVLKILELLKADPAPYVQKSVANNLNDLSKTHPELVLQTAYRWYGENEITNWIVKHGCRTLLKTGNAQALALFGLADQESVKVANFRLSSASIQLGEDLNFSFQIEAHKAVKVRLEYAIDYVRASGKRSRKIFKISELTLKEKEKRTYVRKHSFADTSVRKHVPGRHSITLIVNGAKLKTLDFEVMAAVI; encoded by the coding sequence ATGCCGGAATTGATGAAGAACAAAATAAACGAACAATCGCTGTACGAATTAGCCACGCGAATCAACCAAATCGATCCCTCGTTTGCGGTGCGTGCGTTTGTCAGCGATGGGCTGCGCGAGCCTTGGGAAACACTGACGCTCAAAGCCCGCATCCGCAAGATTGCGCTTACCCTGGGGCAATATCTGCCGCAGGATTATCGTTCAGCGGTCTCAATTCTCAGTCAGGTTGCCGCCGGATATCCGCCTACCGTCAACGGATTGTCCTTGTTATGTCTTCCTGATTTTGTTGAGGTCTTTGGTCAGAAGGAGGCGGATTGGGATATTTCGATGGCGGCGCTGGAACAAATGACGCCGATCGCCACCGGGGAGTTTGCGGTCAGAGCCTTTATTCTGAACGATGAGCCGCGAATGATGCGGCAGATGGAACGCTGGACGCAGCATCCGAATGAACATGTCCGCCGGCTTGCCAGCGAAGGCTGCCGGCCGCTGCTGCCTTGGGGACAGGTCTTAAACGGTTTCCGGAAGGATCCGCTTCCGGTGCTGAAGATCTTGGAGCTCTTGAAAGCCGATCCCGCTCCCTATGTGCAGAAAAGCGTGGCGAACAACCTGAACGATCTATCCAAAACACATCCCGAGTTGGTCCTTCAAACGGCTTACCGATGGTATGGGGAAAATGAAATCACCAACTGGATCGTCAAACATGGCTGCCGGACCTTGTTGAAAACAGGCAATGCCCAGGCCCTGGCGCTGTTTGGCTTAGCGGATCAGGAAAGTGTGAAGGTTGCGAATTTTCGCCTTTCATCCGCATCCATTCAGCTGGGAGAAGACCTGAATTTCAGCTTTCAGATCGAAGCTCATAAAGCGGTGAAAGTGCGCTTGGAGTATGCTATTGATTATGTTAGGGCATCGGGAAAACGCAGCCGCAAAATCTTCAAAATCTCTGAGCTTACGTTAAAGGAAAAGGAAAAACGGACATATGTCAGAAAGCATTCCTTTGCCGATACGAGCGTGAGAAAGCATGTTCCAGGACGGCATTCCATTACCTTGATTGTCAACGGCGCAAAGCTGAAAACACTCGATTTCGAAGTGATGGCTGCCGTGATATGA